The Bradysia coprophila strain Holo2 unplaced genomic scaffold, BU_Bcop_v1 contig_70, whole genome shotgun sequence genome contains a region encoding:
- the LOC119083793 gene encoding neurogenic locus notch homolog protein 1-like, producing MAKPENIPKWLLMLILVVGILRIAASESVCTPACRNGGTCIFHNICRCPSNFAGKQCQYSVDRCAPQKIGFNGSVRCIGTSTSMNCTLSCPSGVDFDSPPAPVYTCSFETGLFTPSRAPKCNYGSGVEVIRRIVGGNDQVTCHPSCKNGGTCIFRDVCQCTKDYVGPQCQYSIDRCAPQKIGFNGAIKCTYGSTEMRCTLSCPPGVEFDSQPSGVYVCKYETGTYLPARVPKCVYDEGVEVIQRTAVGRTFTGNSGGADQATCSPRCMNGGSCIFHNLCQCTKNYRGPQCQYSAERCSITRTGFNGGYRCSSSSTESNCTIYCPDGTDYQFSPAATYRCRYETGRFEPSAIPKCIAAEGVQIVRVAST from the exons TGTGCACACCAGCTTGTCGGAATGGGGGCACATGTATTTTCCACAACATTTGCCGATGTCCGAGCAATTTTGCTGGCAAGCAATGCCAGTATTCGGTTGATCGATGCGCTCcgcaaaaaattggattcaatggTAGCGTCAGATGTATTGGAACATCAACCAGCATGAATTGTACATTATCATGTCCAAGTGGCGTCGATTTCGATTCACCACCGGCACCAGTGTATACGTGCTCGTTTGAGACTGGCCTTTTCACACCATCGAGAGCGCCAAAGTGCAATTATG GTTCTGGTGTTGAAGTTATTCGAAGGATTGTCGGTGGAAATGATCAAG TCACTTGCCATCCATCTTGCAAGAACGGTGGTACTTGCATCTTCCGTGACGTGTGTCAGTGCACCAAGGACTATGTTGGTCCTCAATGTCAATACTCAATCGATCGATGTGCACCGCAGAAGATTGGATTCAATGGCGCGATAAAATGCACTTACGGATCAACAGAAATGCGATGTACATTAAGTTGTCCGCCTGGTGTTGAATTTGACTCGCAACCGTCAGGAGTTTACGTATGCAAATATGAAACCGGAACATACCTTCCAGCTAGAGTTCCAAAATGTGTTTACG ATGAAGGTGTTGAAGTGATTCAACGAACTGCTGTCGGACGAACGTTTACTGGTAATAGTGGTGGTGCTGACCAAGCAACTTGCAGTCCTCGATGTATGAACGGTGGGTCAtgtatttttcacaatttgtgCCAGTGTACCAAGAATTACCGAGGACCGCAGTGTCAATATTCCGCCGAACGGTGTTCGATAACGAGAACAGGTTTTAATGGTGGATACCGCTGCAGTAGCTCGTCAACAGAATCGAACTGTACGATTTATTGTCCCGACGGAACGGACTATCAATTTTCACCGGCAGCAACGTATCGTTGTCGATATGAGACGGGGCGCTTTGAGCCTTCGGCGATACCAAAGTGCATTGCTG CTGAAGGAGTACAGATCGTCAGGGTAGCATCGACTTGA